In Acomys russatus chromosome 13, mAcoRus1.1, whole genome shotgun sequence, the genomic stretch GCAGTCGTGAGCCGCcagatgtgggtgttggaaactgaactctggtcttctggaagatcacTATAGGCTCTTACGCAttgacccatctttccagcccaaagtCCTATTTACAAAATGTATTaaacataaaagtagaaatatGTACTGTCCAAGCGTAAAGCCTTCAAAACTACGTAAACAGGCAGAAGGAGTTATGCCAACGGAGGAAGTATGAGAAGAAGATGCTAACATTAAGATTTTTAATTTCTGGGGCTTGCTATGAGAAGTCAAGGAGATTCAATGAAGGCATCTTGAAGCAGAACTTTGAAACCAGATAAGTTAATTGTTGGGGCTTTGAAGGAGCCACCAGTAAGGGCTGATGACAGTCTCCATTCCGTGCAGAGCGAGGACTCCTCAGGACTCGGCTGGGGAAGGGGGGACCCCAGAGGTGAATACATGTTGCGACCATAGGTCTGTTTGCATGGCTGTGTTGGCTTCTCAGGGATCTAGTCCTGATGTTGAACACTTCATATCAAATACAATACTTCTATCAGACCTTACCTTTCTTTGATTGATCTTATGGAATGGGGCCTAAAGAGGAGTGTGAAACTTGTTAAGGACTCATAGTCAGCTTTGTGGATCAGAAATTTAAAACGACACGTGTGGTTAGTCCTAAAGAACTCACTCTTTCCGATGCTATGACTTCCAGATGGTAATTTGATCAGTGAAAGTCACCTCAATCCTTTGTATTTTGAACTCTTTTTCCATACAATAGTTtccagataaaatataaaatgctcgGCTACTTTTgaatttctgaaaaacaaaatgttaaatatatttttactaaaaCATTGTTATTTAACTGGCAATCTCAATTCTAGTAAGTTCTCCATGTTTGGGGGCAGTGGGAAAGGGAAATTTATGATGTATTACCATTTTGAAACAGCTGGAAAGTTCAAAATTGTAGCCTGAGAGCaattctttggttggtgctgtGACTCTGGCACAACTATGCATGCCAGTTACTGGGAGCACATGCTGAGAGCGAGGTGCCCTTGGCTGCCCACCACCAGCTCCTGTATTCCCAGCCACACTCTGGAGAGACACAGATCTTGCCTGTTGACAGGGGCAGAAAGGCCCACTTCACAAGAATTTGATTCAGTGATCAGAGGAGCTGGCAATGCTCTCCCTGAAGCCACTGAAGGCATTGTGAGGTGGAGCCAGCTactgctttctctgtggcctgatgGAAAAGTCTTGAGGTCGGAGCTCATTACTCACAGTCACGGGCATTGCCTGAATCCCTTCACTTATGTATTCACCCGCTCAACAAACACAGTACTTATAGCAAACTCACTTAACTGCcaatacatagtgagactatagAAATGTCTCTCAGCTAAAAACAGGGACACATGAAGGACAGTTCAgtaggaaaaaagacaaaaaaggatCAACTGCGAGAGCCGCCAAGTTCATTACATGGCATCATAATTAAAtacaattgaattttttttcgAACATatacctagattttttttttttttgagacaaggtctcatgtatctgAAGCTGACCTCAGGTTGTAAATATAGCCAATGATGACTCTGAACTTGAGAATCTCCTGTCAGAGAACTTTGATTACAGGTACACACCATCAGGTCAggtttttcagtgctgggaatcgaacccaggtgtTCGTGTGTGCGAAGCAGAACACTCTACCATGTAAGCTATGTCTCAATTCtcatatctatttttttattaaaaaaaatttcttagtTTACTGAATACCTACATTGATTTATAGTGTGTTTTCTAGAAATAGTTTCTCTGGTTTGCTTGTGCCAACACAACATGTCAAAGCTTCTGTGTCAAAGTGCTCAAGGGTCTAATAGCTGACAGTCTTTTTGATTCCAAGGGTCTTCACTTCCTTCCACACTCCAGAGAGCCTTAAAGCAAAACACCAGCCATCCAAGGTCAGCCAGGATGAGTGACAACACTTCTCTGGGTCCCCCAGCACCAAGCCAGGGCCCTACTACTTCACGCAAAGGACCCCCTAAGTTCAAGCAGAGGCAGACTCGACAGTTCAAGAGCAAGCCCCCTAAGAAAGGAGTGAAAGGGTAAGTGTAACGTGAAAAGGAAGGGGCTGTCATCTATGGATTGTGCTACCACCACAGCCTCAGAGCCTTCCGCCtccccctccatcttcctcttaAGCCCATCCTTTCCGAGTCCTGTCCTGTAT encodes the following:
- the Pde6h gene encoding retinal cone rhodopsin-sensitive cGMP 3',5'-cyclic phosphodiesterase subunit gamma; its protein translation is MSDNTSLGPPAPSQGPTTSRKGPPKFKQRQTRQFKSKPPKKGVKGFGDDIPGMEGLGTDITVICPWEAFSHLELHELAQFGII